acaaaattttgggaaaaaaaatctTGAGTTTCTTTTTTCATTAGGGACATAAATATGAAAAATTAGATACAAAGCCTATTAAAATATTCATCTTAGACTATATCAAAACAAAAGGAAATATTTGGAAGGTGCATAGTAAACAAGAAGCCTTTGATTGTGACCTCCTAGGAGAAATTATATTAGTTAAGACTTTGAAATAATATCATTCtttgataatattatttatatatatatatgtatataaacttAATGGAATTTTAAATAGCATTATCATACTTTGAtaacatattataatatattttaaaatacaaACTAATTAATGTTAATCTGAATTTTTTGGATGAATAATGGAAGGAATATATATTGAGGAGgatattttaatatttggagGGATATAAATATAAAAGTAATGCAATAAATATTTTTGTTACCAATTTCTGAAAGAATAGATATGTCAAAACCctaaaaagagggaaaaaaaggaATTCAAAAGGGCAGACATTTGACCTTTGTCCCAAGACAAAGAAGCAAAGCCAAACACTCAAAAGAGGAACAAGAATCAAGCATGGAAAGTGTGAATGACCTCCTCCTATTGCCTGCACCCAATGCAACCCTCTGTAACCTGGGGAATAAAAACCCCACCTTTCCCAATCCTTTCTGCTCTCCCATGGTAAACCTAAATCGTATAGGAAACCACTGAATCAGTGAGGTGGGAAGACCACCTATTTCTTTCTTCCAACACGGTTCCTGTTTCTTTTTCCCCTCTTCTTGCCCTCTGATTCAGCCTTTCCTCTGTGGGCAGCGCAGAAAACGCTGGTATATGGTGCATGGAGTGGGAGGCGAAGATGGGTTGAGGGTGGGCGAGAAGAGCAGCTGGGATTGTTCATCACAGCTGCTTCTGGGGAGTCAAATCCGTTTTCCCTCGCTGATTCGGTATTTTTCCCTttcttaaactctgttttttgggCCTAAAAAGTGGGTTTGTATCCCTTTTTGTGAAGGAAAAAGGTGGAACCAATAAAATTTGGATCTTCGTCACGTTCTCGTGATCTTCCGGTCGTTTCTGTGGTGATGGGTTCTTTGCTTGTGGAGTCTTGTGTTCTTGCGCGCTAAGGTCTTTACCAACGTTTGCTTCGTTAAGTTTCACTCTGTAGGGTTTGTTTTGATTTGATTATGAGAGTCGGTTCTTTTGCCTTTCTTGGTGGTGGTGTGTGTTCGGCGGAGTTTTAGGTGGATAATTAGATCTtctacttttcttcttctttcaataggtaagGTTTTCTCAGATTGACCGTCAAAACTTTTCCCCTTTGTGGTGTCATCTGATTTGCAATCCCTATTTCGCAAAAGGAACACCTTTTTGGATTTGTTTGTTCCACCTTGTGGAATTCTTGACATATCTATGTAAATCCGCACCTGTTCTATTCTTTTCTTAAGGGTGTTCGTCTTTTCTTGTCTCTGTGATATCCATTTCCTCCTAATATCTTGATGCTCTCAAAACCCATCTTTATGTGTGTTCAAAGATGCTGTATTTAGGGCTAGCGTGATACTCTTGTTGATGTAATACTTCATCAAGGAAAATTAAATGAATTTTGTGGGTAGGACACTGAGGTTATTGATGGGTTTCTTCTTGAAGTAGTGTTAATTATTTTGTTGTTACCTGCTCTTATGTTCTCCAGTGGGGTTTTCACCTGCTTCGGTATGATGATTTTGGTTGTATCTGATGTACAACAGGTAATAGTTCTCCTGTCCAAGCAGACATTAGAATCTGGTTCCATAGTCCAATTTGTACATAAGGTACTGTTTATACTCTTTCTCaaattgagatcaaatatattattttctgGAACAACATTCTAATGCTCATGTCAATACGACTTGCTAGGTAGACTGCTATACAGAATACAAACCAGGTGTCCGTTTGAATTGAGGCTCCTTGGTTTTGTTTAGCTCTCTTCTTCTAGCTTGGATCAAGATTCTTTTCCTTTTCAAGACCAGAATAAGTTCTGTTTTGCCTGCTATTTTCGATGGCTACCTTTGTGCACACCGAACCAGGACACCTGTACTCATGGTGGGGCAATCATATCAGCCCAAAAAATTCAAAATGGATTCAGGATAATCTTAAAGGTCTGTAACTTTCCTCTACAACGTAGCTCTTGTTACTGTTATGAAAATCGAACAAAAAGGGTGCACTCTCTCATGAACATTTTCTTTAATTATGACTGCTTTTTCCCGTTGGTATTTATGTGTGAAATGTGTTTGCAAGGAACATTTAAACTTTGACTTGTATTGATCTTGTTGATTGTTCTAAAATTTTAACTGAGAAGGTTGCACTTAACAGACATGGACATGAAGGTCAAGGCAATGATCAAGCTCTTAGAAGAAGATGCTGATTCCTTTGCAAGGAGAGCAGAGATGTACTATAAGAAGCGCCCCGAGCTTAAGAAACTGGTGGAGGAGTTCTATCGAGGATATCGAGCTTTAGCAGAAAGATATGAACAGTCAACAAGAGTGCTCCGCCATGCTCATCAAACAATGATAGAGGCATTTCCAAATCAAATTCCATCATTGTCAGATGAGTCACACTATGGTTTATCTGGCAATGAGGTAGAGCCACAAACTCCTGAAATGCCTTTGCCAGTTCGTAGACTATTTGACTCTGATGACTTGAAGAAGGATGCCCCCAGATCAGTATCAGATTTTCATGTCAAAAAAAGAAATTGGCTGCATGCTGAAGAAAGTGATGCATTGTCTAGGAAAACAAGTCCCAGGAAATACAATGAGATTCTTGGAACTAGTGAGGGGGCAGCACGTGGAAAGTCACATGAAGGAAAGGTAAGAAAAGGTTCAAACAATATGGAGCATGAGTATAAAAACTTTGAGAATGAAGCAGATAATCATGACCAAGAGGGTACAGTGAAACGGGATGCAACCAATGTGATAAAAATACTACAACAAGATATTTCCCAGTTGTCATCTGAGATCCATGTTCTGAAAGATCAGATAATGGAAGAATCTAAGCGTGCTAATAATGCTGAAAATGAAGTTCAAAGTTTAAAGGGATCCCTCGCTAAATTGGACTCTGAGAGAGATACATCTTTTCTTCAACACCAGATATCTGTGGAAAGAATATCAAGTCTGGAACTTTTACTTTCAGATGCACAAACTGACTTGAAAAATCTCAGTGATGACATGCTAAAGGAAGTTAGGAAGCTGAAAAATATTGAAGAGCTTAATCAATCACTACAACTGGATTTAGACACACTAGAAAAGAAAGCAATGACACAAGAACTTGAAATAAACCAGAAGCAAGAAGAGTTGGAGAAGCTCCAAATTATGTTACAAGACAAGTACCAGAGATGCTTGGAAGCTGAAATGGCCATTGTCGAAAGTGAAAAGAAGTATATCCAATCTCAGGAAGAGGCAAAAGTTTTAGCTCTAGAGATTCAAGAAGGGATGGAGAAGTCGAGGAATGTGGAACTCTGTAATATGGGTctagaggaagaaatatgcagacTTAAGGGGGAAAATAATGGCTTAAATGAACAGAATCTTCAGTCTACACTGATGGCAAAAGGTCTCCAAGACGAAATAATACTTTTGAAAGAGAAGAAGAGTAAACTTGAAGATGAAATTGGGTTCCTCCTAGGAGAAAAGGAAGTTCTTCATCAAGAGCTTTGCCGGGTGAAAGAAGAGAACACTGATCTAAAACAAAGGTATCAAGATCTCAAGGAGGAAATGCAGGCTGTCAGCAATTGTGTGGAGTCCCTTCAGGCAGCCAATAAGGAGTTGCAAAATGGAAATAATGAACTGAAAGAAATCTGTAAGAAGCATGAGGCTGAAAATGAGCTTCTTGTGGAGAAGCTGAAAGATATGGACAAATTCTCAGAGAAGAATATCATCTTAGAAAGGATTCTCTCAGATGCAAACTTTGAGATAGAAGTTTTAAGAGAAAAGTTTTCAGCACTAGAAACTACACATGAATCTCTAAAAAGTGAAATTTCCAATTGTATGGGTGAGAGGGATTCACTTGCCTCAGAAGTAAAGATTCTTTCGGAAGATGTGGAGAAGCTCTCAGCTAAAAATACTGTGTTGGAGAACTATTTATCTGATGCAACCATGGAAGTTGAGAGTTTGACATCAAAATTAAAGGACTTTGAAGAATCCTGCCACTATCTCAATGATCAGAACTCAGGTCTTCTTGCTGAAAAGCATGCTCTTGAATCTCAGGTAAAATATCTCACATGGCatgtttgaactgcatgtgtttttGTCATACACAACAAACACAGATGAACAAGCAACAATTTGCATTGCTCTGATTAGTAATTTGTCTAGTCTGCAATTTGTTTATTCTAATCTTTGTTGGAAGTATAATTACTTCCCTACCTTTATTTACTAACTATTGATCAATCTTTTCTTCTACCGAACAATCCTGATTTTGATGTGTTCTTATCAGGTGGAAGCCATTACCATAAATCTGGAAAATTTTGAGAGCAGGTATGCAGAAGTTATGGACAATCACTTGAACTTATCAAGAGAAAGGGATCTGATGATCAATCAGGTCAAGGACCTTGAAGATATCCTGAAATTAGAAACGCAGCAGCACGAAACTCTTGCCCAAACATACAAGAATCTGAAAGGCACTTCAGAGAACCAAATTTCTCTCCTGCAAGAGGAAAACCAACATAAAGATAAGGAGCTTCAAACTGAACAGCATAATCTCATTACATCTTTGGTAGAAAATTTCATCCTGCAAAGGAGTCTCTCTGATTTGAAAGAAATGAATTCAGTTCTTTTCCTTGATGGTCGGAAGAGTTTAGAGGCATGTAGAAGTGCAGAAACACTAGTTTCAAAACTTGAGCAGGAAAAACTTATCCAAATGAGAAACATAATGTCCTTAACAAGGCATAATGAGAAATTAAGCGATGGGATTCGTCTTCTATGGAGAGCACTTAATGAAGACAATGAGTTTATGTCTCTGGAGAAAATCCAGGATGAAATTCTCTTAGATATAATCCTCGGTGAAATTAAAAAACTACTGAATTCTATCTCGGAAGCAAAGGATGACAATCAACAATTGCATCTTGAGATATTAGTTTTTATCACTCTTTTGAGGCATTTAGGAATTGATGTGGTCAACCTGAGATTGCAGAATAATTCTCTTGAAAGGGAGCTTGAAATTAAAAATGAGGAACTATTTGCCTTGGGACACGAGAACAATGAACTTCTAGGAAGCAATGAACGGTTGATGGAAGAACTGGAAGCAAGCAACCAAAGGGAAAAAGTCCTGAAAATGGAAATTAAGGTCCTCCACACACACTCAAGTGATCTGCAAGGAGCTCTCCAGACAGTACAGTGTGAGATTACCAATCAAATTGAAGAGAAGAAGAGTCTATCACAAGAAATCTGCAACTTAAGGGAGCAGTACAATATTTTGGAAGAGGAGCATGTTGAAATTCTTGTAGAAGCAATGAGACTTGATCATCTTCATTTGTTCTTCAAGAGTCTTAATGATGAGAGACTCACGGAtttgaaatctctctgttatgatCTGCAATCTCTTGATGTGATTAAAAATAATCTTGCCAGTGAGATTGGCAGGCTAATTGAGAAAGTCAGTGTGCTTGAAGGGGAAAAGATGCACTTTTCTGACACTGTTACATATCTGGAAGAAGAACTGAGAAATCGTCTATTGATTTTAGAGTTTGATTTGAACATTGTGACTAGCTTGTTTGACGAACTAGATCTTCAAGCAGAAGCTGTAAAGTTCAAATTGATGGAGAGGGAAACACAGCTATCAGAAGCAAATCAAAATGTCAAATCCACCCAAGAGAATAACATGTTATTAAATGAAGTCCTTGAGACTCTTCGGCTTGATAATGTTGAGACTAAGTTCGTGAAAGAAGAGATGGAGAAGAAAGTTTTGACTTTGTCAGAAATTGTTACTGATAGGAATGAGGAGATTAGAGGTCTTCATGAAGAAAATACAATGATGAAGAGGGACATTGATGAAATGCATAAAAGAGTTGAAGATCTTGTATGCAGGGAGGAACTTCTGATCTTAGAACTTCAGAAAGAAACAAGTGAGATTATGCAGTGTGAAGAGGAAATAGCAGCAATGTTGACCGACTTCCAGATTTTATTAGTCAATGCAGCATTTCAGGATGAGAAGTTTCAAGAGCTGATAGTAGAAGGCGAGATTAGTACTTTAGTGCAAAAGGAGGTGCTAGTTGCTGAACTATATTTATGCAAGGAACATGTGGAAGAACTCAAGAATAAGCTTCATTTCCTGGAGGGAGAAAATAGAGGACTGAAGGCTGACTTAGACGTTTACCTGCTCATGCTAAAATCTTTGTGGGATGGTGTTGTCTCTATGGAAGAGCAAATCATGTCAATTTCAATGCTTAAACCGTTGAACAATCATGCGGAAGAGGTAAACATTTCTTGGTCAAATCTGATGCATCTGCAAATGAAAATGTTAGTTAACTTATCTTAACATTATCAAAttg
Above is a genomic segment from Musa acuminata AAA Group cultivar baxijiao chromosome BXJ3-4, Cavendish_Baxijiao_AAA, whole genome shotgun sequence containing:
- the LOC135637111 gene encoding protein NETWORKED 1A-like; translated protein: MATFVHTEPGHLYSWWGNHISPKNSKWIQDNLKDMDMKVKAMIKLLEEDADSFARRAEMYYKKRPELKKLVEEFYRGYRALAERYEQSTRVLRHAHQTMIEAFPNQIPSLSDESHYGLSGNEVEPQTPEMPLPVRRLFDSDDLKKDAPRSVSDFHVKKRNWLHAEESDALSRKTSPRKYNEILGTSEGAARGKSHEGKVRKGSNNMEHEYKNFENEADNHDQEGTVKRDATNVIKILQQDISQLSSEIHVLKDQIMEESKRANNAENEVQSLKGSLAKLDSERDTSFLQHQISVERISSLELLLSDAQTDLKNLSDDMLKEVRKLKNIEELNQSLQLDLDTLEKKAMTQELEINQKQEELEKLQIMLQDKYQRCLEAEMAIVESEKKYIQSQEEAKVLALEIQEGMEKSRNVELCNMGLEEEICRLKGENNGLNEQNLQSTLMAKGLQDEIILLKEKKSKLEDEIGFLLGEKEVLHQELCRVKEENTDLKQRYQDLKEEMQAVSNCVESLQAANKELQNGNNELKEICKKHEAENELLVEKLKDMDKFSEKNIILERILSDANFEIEVLREKFSALETTHESLKSEISNCMGERDSLASEVKILSEDVEKLSAKNTVLENYLSDATMEVESLTSKLKDFEESCHYLNDQNSGLLAEKHALESQVEAITINLENFESRYAEVMDNHLNLSRERDLMINQVKDLEDILKLETQQHETLAQTYKNLKGTSENQISLLQEENQHKDKELQTEQHNLITSLVENFILQRSLSDLKEMNSVLFLDGRKSLEACRSAETLVSKLEQEKLIQMRNIMSLTRHNEKLSDGIRLLWRALNEDNEFMSLEKIQDEILLDIILGEIKKLLNSISEAKDDNQQLHLEILVFITLLRHLGIDVVNLRLQNNSLERELEIKNEELFALGHENNELLGSNERLMEELEASNQREKVLKMEIKVLHTHSSDLQGALQTVQCEITNQIEEKKSLSQEICNLREQYNILEEEHVEILVEAMRLDHLHLFFKSLNDERLTDLKSLCYDLQSLDVIKNNLASEIGRLIEKVSVLEGEKMHFSDTVTYLEEELRNRLLILEFDLNIVTSLFDELDLQAEAVKFKLMERETQLSEANQNVKSTQENNMLLNEVLETLRLDNVETKFVKEEMEKKVLTLSEIVTDRNEEIRGLHEENTMMKRDIDEMHKRVEDLVCREELLILELQKETSEIMQCEEEIAAMLTDFQILLVNAAFQDEKFQELIVEGEISTLVQKEVLVAELYLCKEHVEELKNKLHFLEGENRGLKADLDVYLLMLKSLWDGVVSMEEQIMSISMLKPLNNHAEEDISLMSHQHHNSNQPGESHIGTKAAGILLLEKSIDKVKALQTVIMDAVIHLEQERLDSSATLEAAMQEVEMLKSKSVGGDTKQLDVYDSKDDAEYSKGKYGEMIKDIQLDQASSSLPSREFDLYRLSIENAELDEQSWVRAEKNRSNQTRKTSPISTENNMESLEEETIYHHPPKMLATELSIDKSDLHKRPMESQEWNKRILRSLDSDAQRLSDLRTSIGELKKSISSQREKLPASYGYDSIKEQLKETEEAMLELIGNNSRLKRLAEDCTSFDGRTIKPEDGGSTERRQISQQAKQGSEKVATLELKLQKIQYVLMKLEEELQNRQDRSTRRNRVALRDYLYGWRDNHGQIKRNPFCGCMKPKTKGDH